The sequence GATGTCCTCAGATGACGCGCCCGCTTCGTCGAGGACGGCGTCGAGGTTGTAGAGGGCCTGTTCGGTCTGGGCCGCGATGGGTTCGTCGTCGAGCAGTTCGCCGTCGGCCGTCAGCGGGATCTGGCCGGCGGTAAAGAGCAGCGAGTCGGTGCTCGTCGCCTGGCTGTAGGCGCCGACCGCGGCAGGCGCGTCGTCGGTGTCGATGATCCGTTTCATGGTCGATGACTCGAGCCGAGGCGGCTTAAAAGCGGCCGAAGTGCGTTCGAGCGCTCGGCGGCCGCAGTGACCGACACGAGCGCAGTACGAGTGTCGAGCGCGTCGAATCGCAGTTAGGAATCCGGCTCGAGGGCCTGGACGCTCACCGAGATGAAGTAGACGAACATGAACAGGAAGAAGCCGACGGTGAGCGGAATGAGCCGGTGATCGATGACGGCGAGGTCTAGCACCGCCGAGAGCGCGATTCCGAAGACGTAGATCCCCATCACGCACACGCCGATCGCGTAGTAGAAGCGAAGATCGGATTCGAAGTATTCCTGAATACCCATATCGCGTTATTGCCGACTGGTGGGAAAAGCATAGTGAACTGACCGGACGCGATTCGTAGTTCGAGCGAACGAGCGACCGCGCCGAGCCGATCAGGCGAGCACGTCGACTTCGTAGCCGGCGTCTCGCAGGTCGGAGAGGAACGCGTCGACGTGGTCGGGGCCGCGCATCTCGAGTTCGATCTCGACTTCCGTATCGCTCATCTCGACGTCGCGGGAGGTCCGATCGTGGTGGATGGCGTAGATGTTCGCCTGGTGGGCGGTGAAGATATCGAGGAGATCCTCGAGCGCGCCTGGGCGGTCCTTCAGAACGGTGCGGATCTTCAGGTAGCGCCCGGTCTCGACGAGGCCGCGGACGATGACGTTGGTCAGCGTGTTGAGGTCGATGTTGCCGCCACAGAGCGCGGGAACGATGACTTCGTCCTCGTCGTAGTCGAACTTCTCGAAGAGGACCGCGGCCAGGGGCACCGCGCCCGCGCCCTCGACGACCGTCTTCGAGCGCTCGAGGAGGTAGACCAAGGCGACGGCGATCTCGGGGTCGGAGACGGTGACGACCTCGTCGACGTACTCCTGGATGTAGGGAAAGGTCTGCTCGCCGACGCTGCGGGTCGCGATGCCGTCGGCGATGGTGTCGACCTCGTCGATCGAGACCCGCTCGCCCTTCTCGAGCGAGGTGGCGGCACTCGAGGCGCCCGCGGCCTGGACGCCGATGACCCGGACGTCCGGGTTCTGTTCCTTGATCGCGGTCGCGATGCCGCTGATGAGGCCGCCGCCGCCGATGGGGACGACGACGGTCTCGACGTGGGGGCAGTCCTCTACGATCTCGAGGCCGATCGTCCCCTGGCCCGCCATGACGTACTCGTCGTCGAACGCGTGGACGTAGGTCCGGCCCTCCTCGCGTTCGATCTCGTGGGCGCGCTCGGCGGCTTCGTTGTAGTCGCGACCCGACAGCACGACCTCGGCACCGTAGTTTCTGGTCGCCTTGACCTTCGAGATCGGGGCGTGTTCGGGCATCACGATCTTCGAGTCGACGCCCGACCGCGTGGCCGCGAGCGCGACCCCCTGGGCGTGGTTGCCCGCGCTGGCGGTGACGACGCCCGCGTCCTTCTGGGCGGCCGAGAGCGTCGCGATCCGGTTGGTCGCCCCACGGATCTTGAACGCGCCCGTCCGCTGGAAGTTCTCCAGTTTCAGGTGTACCTCGGCGCCGGTCATCGACGAATAGGTGTGGGACCGCTCGAGCGGCGTGTGTCTGGACGTTTCCTGCACCCGTTCGCGAGCCTCGAGAATATCGTCGAGTTCGAGCATACGCCCGACTACGGGGCTGGTACTGTAAGACTGTCGGGGACGACTCGCCGGACGGCCCGGCGCTCACGGCGACCCCGACAGGACAGTGTTGCCGGATTGGCAACACGACAGGGAATACAGGGAATGCACGGCGTGTGACGTGCGAGTGTAGAACGGGACGCGGTGCATATAAAGCTCATGGCTCCAGGGTAAAAGTGAAATCGCCACACAGAAGC comes from Haloterrigena salifodinae and encodes:
- a CDS encoding Rid family detoxifying hydrolase: MKRIIDTDDAPAAVGAYSQATSTDSLLFTAGQIPLTADGELLDDEPIAAQTEQALYNLDAVLDEAGASSEDILKVTVYLDDIDDFDAMNETYADYFDDQPPARSAVEVAALPKGVGVEIEAVASLE
- the ilvA gene encoding threonine ammonia-lyase, whose amino-acid sequence is MLELDDILEARERVQETSRHTPLERSHTYSSMTGAEVHLKLENFQRTGAFKIRGATNRIATLSAAQKDAGVVTASAGNHAQGVALAATRSGVDSKIVMPEHAPISKVKATRNYGAEVVLSGRDYNEAAERAHEIEREEGRTYVHAFDDEYVMAGQGTIGLEIVEDCPHVETVVVPIGGGGLISGIATAIKEQNPDVRVIGVQAAGASSAATSLEKGERVSIDEVDTIADGIATRSVGEQTFPYIQEYVDEVVTVSDPEIAVALVYLLERSKTVVEGAGAVPLAAVLFEKFDYDEDEVIVPALCGGNIDLNTLTNVIVRGLVETGRYLKIRTVLKDRPGALEDLLDIFTAHQANIYAIHHDRTSRDVEMSDTEVEIELEMRGPDHVDAFLSDLRDAGYEVDVLA